In Sphingomonas sp. SUN019, the genomic window CATCGCCGCGCGGGAGGCTAAGCTGGAGGCGGTGGTGCAGATGAGCCAGTGGCTGTCGCAGCCGTCGCACCCGGCGACTATGACGCGCCAGACGTGGCTGACGGATCAGCTTTTCGCCGCACTGCCGGATACTGCGCACATCATCGTCAATCCGGGGATGTTCGCCGACAATTTCCTGCGCGTTTTCGACTTTGCGGCGCTCCTCGGCATCTTCCCGGTTCTGACCGGCGCCGGTCGTGCGGCGCCCGTATCGAACGAGGACATGGCGCGAGTTGTCGCCGCGTTGCTGATGAAACCGGATCGGCACGCCGGAATGCGCTATCGGCCGACTGGTCCCGAACTGCTGTCCGGCCGCGATATGGCTGGTATCGTCGCCAAGGTGGTCGAACACCGGTTGGTCACGCTCAACCTGCCGTTCTGGATGTTCTGCAAGGTCGCCCGGCAACAACGGATCGATCCATTGGAGATCAGCGGCTTTCGCTATTACGTCGAAGAAATGAAACGCGGCACCTTCGCACTTGACGGCGGCGTCACCGACGTCGTCGCGGAACTAACCGGGAGACCCGCCGAGAGCTTCGAGACGACCGCGCTCCGCTATGCAGCGACGCCCTTTGCCCGCCAGACGCTCGGCAATCGGATGAAGGCTTTCTTGAAATTCAATCTCACGCCCATCTATCGCGGCTACGATCTGGATCGGTGGGACCGGATGAAAGGCTTTCCCGCCCCGTCCAATCCGACCCTGTCGATAGACGATGCCGACTGGCGCGCGGAACACAGCGCGCAGAATCAGTCGCCGCCCCAGCCTGCGTTCGCGCCGCGAGCCGTGCGCGCCTGAATCGATCCAGCTTGGCCGAATACGTGTAATGGAGAGATCTCATGCCGACTCCACTGGACAATCGCATACCCCCGCCGATTATGACCGTATTTGTCGGTATGGCGATGCTTGTCGCCTCGTCGGTCACACCAACGATCCACCTGGCCCCGCCCGCCCGGTATGGGATCACAGCCCTGGTGCTGCTGGTTGCAGGTATATTCGGCGGCAGCGCCTTCGCGGCATTCGGTCGCGCGCAGACGACGATCAACCCGGTAAGGATCGATCAGGCGTCGGCACTGGTGACGACAGGCATCTATTCGGTCACCCGCAATCCGATGTACGTCGCCCTGACCGCGCTGCTTGTCGCGCTCGCCTGTGGCCTCTCGAACGCATGGCTATTGCTCGGTCCGCTCGGCTTCGCGCTGTTCACGTCACGCTTTCAGATCCTACCTGAAGAGCGGGCGATGCATACCAAGTTCGGCGATGCGTTCACTACCTATTGCGCTAGGGTGCGGCGCTGGCTCTAGCTTTCTGCGCGGCCGATCGCACCTTTCACAAGTCCAACCAGGTCGCCGCAATCAAGTTCGGCTGGACGATAGCCGACGGGCAACTTTGGGTCGGGAACGACGCAGAAATGGACGCCCAGCTCGACCAAACCGCTTTCCAAGGGCGCGGACGCTCGTTCACATGTCCCGCGCGATGAATGTGACCGCGGACTCAATCGCAAGGATCTTACGTTCGTGCCGAGGGCGGCGAAAAACCGCGTTACGCGTTTGCCACCGGACCAGTTCAAGATCGCAATGCGGCAAGCTCGGGCATTCACGCGCGCTTTCTAAATCTCTAAAGCCACACGTTCGTTCATGCCGTTCGCCCGTTCCGGCCGCGCCCGGAGCAGCGTTGTCAGGAAGCCGAGAGATGGACCGTACTTTTCGCTTCCTTAACCCGACGAGGCGCCAGTATCTCGCCGGGACGATAGGCGTTGCAGCAGCGACAGCAGCGTCGCCGGCGTCGGCATGGACAGCTTTGGATGACGGCGCGCCAGTCGCGATTGCCCGGCGCGAGGGTGATCGGCTCATCCTTTCGAACGGCGTTGTCAGCCGGAGGATCCAGCTGCCGAGCGCCACACGATCCACAATCGGGACGACCGACTTCCGCACGGTAGCGCGGCGTTCGCGATACTTTACCGGCGAGAGCGACAAGTTTCGCGCCGAAGCGGACGAGTTCGGCTTTCTCGCCAACGACACTCTCTATTCCGGAAAGTCCGGCTGGACGCTCGACGCGATCACGGACGTGCAGGACGCGCTGCAGAGCCGCGGGGTCGACATTATTCTTCGGAGCAACGACGCGCGGGTGGAAGTCGCCTTGCGCTACCTGCTGTACCCTGGTCTGCCCGTCGTCCGGAAAACACTGACCGTCCGCAATCTGACGGGCACCCCGCTGAAGCTTGAGAATATCGATGTCGAATGTTTCAATTTCGACTTCTACTGGCCCGCGACGATGAGCTGGGTCTATAGCGACTATGGTCGTCGCAAGTCGCTCATCCCGTTCGTCGGCGGGCGGCAGGACGCGCTGGTCGCGCTGCACAATCCCGACTGGGGCGAGGGCGTCGTCCTCGGCAATGAAGCGGCGGGCGTGAACAAGTACACCGCGGCCTTTGCTGATGGCCGGACATTCAAAGCGGGTCTTGCGCGAAAGGACGCTGGCCTGCCGTTCCGCCGCTGGATAGAGCCGGGCGCGCGCTTCACCGCGCCGCGCACGTTCGCCATCGTCTATGCAGATACACCGCGCTTCGAAGACGTTCTCAACACCGTCGTGCCCGACTTTGTTCGACGGCATATGGACATTCGCCTCTCGCGCCTGCCGGTCAAACCGAGCTTCGTCTACAATACGTGGGAGCCGTTTCAGAAGAAGATCGACGCCGAACTGGTCATGAGCCTGGCCACCGCGGCGGCCGTGGCGGGAATCAAGGAGTTCGTGATCGATGACGGCTGGCAGGACAGCTACGGCGACTGGGGCATCGATCGGGCCAAGTTTCCCGACGGCCTGAAACCGGTAATCGACCATATCAAGGCGCTCGGCATGAAGCCCGGCATATGGGTTTCTATCGGCTCTGCCGATCCGGCGAGTGCGGTGTACCGGGCGCATCCCGAGTGGTTCGCGCGTAATGCCGACGGGCGGCACTATGCGATGCAGGGCGATGAGAACGAATATATGACCGCGTGCTTCAGCACCGGCTGGCGCGACTATATCAAGGGCGTCCTGCTGCGG contains:
- a CDS encoding NmrA family NAD(P)-binding protein; this encodes MALPKILVTGATGKTGQAVVDLLLDKGFPVRALVRARDARSAALDRRGVETVIADIFDANQMADALRSVQRAYYLPVFHTHMIQASAAFAIAAREAKLEAVVQMSQWLSQPSHPATMTRQTWLTDQLFAALPDTAHIIVNPGMFADNFLRVFDFAALLGIFPVLTGAGRAAPVSNEDMARVVAALLMKPDRHAGMRYRPTGPELLSGRDMAGIVAKVVEHRLVTLNLPFWMFCKVARQQRIDPLEISGFRYYVEEMKRGTFALDGGVTDVVAELTGRPAESFETTALRYAATPFARQTLGNRMKAFLKFNLTPIYRGYDLDRWDRMKGFPAPSNPTLSIDDADWRAEHSAQNQSPPQPAFAPRAVRA
- a CDS encoding isoprenylcysteine carboxylmethyltransferase family protein, which encodes MTVFVGMAMLVASSVTPTIHLAPPARYGITALVLLVAGIFGGSAFAAFGRAQTTINPVRIDQASALVTTGIYSVTRNPMYVALTALLVALACGLSNAWLLLGPLGFALFTSRFQILPEERAMHTKFGDAFTTYCARVRRWL
- a CDS encoding glycoside hydrolase family 36 protein encodes the protein MDRTFRFLNPTRRQYLAGTIGVAAATAASPASAWTALDDGAPVAIARREGDRLILSNGVVSRRIQLPSATRSTIGTTDFRTVARRSRYFTGESDKFRAEADEFGFLANDTLYSGKSGWTLDAITDVQDALQSRGVDIILRSNDARVEVALRYLLYPGLPVVRKTLTVRNLTGTPLKLENIDVECFNFDFYWPATMSWVYSDYGRRKSLIPFVGGRQDALVALHNPDWGEGVVLGNEAAGVNKYTAAFADGRTFKAGLARKDAGLPFRRWIEPGARFTAPRTFAIVYADTPRFEDVLNTVVPDFVRRHMDIRLSRLPVKPSFVYNTWEPFQKKIDAELVMSLATAAAVAGIKEFVIDDGWQDSYGDWGIDRAKFPDGLKPVIDHIKALGMKPGIWVSIGSADPASAVYRAHPEWFARNADGRHYAMQGDENEYMTACFSTGWRDYIKGVLLRLTEEYGLEYLKLDFAVVSSPYQYDTRKAGCYAANHPGHRDHAESLSVNFDVMWQVFDEIHAKHPQVFIDCTFEAMGGLQLIDYAMLQHAEGNWLSNYNEPGAQNDLRVRNMVWWRSPAMPATALVIGNSKLNDAGYELHLMSLAGLLPIVLGDPRTMPPATLARCRHYADWLAAMAERHDIFSFRQDLPGFGEPQEGGWDGFQRINTDSRSGGIVGVFRHNAVEPVRRVTIAWLDPAARYDVRAFDGQLVTRMTGSALKLTGFDWELKKPIAGQLFEIRRVTKAGYERTEI